Genomic segment of Sebastes fasciatus isolate fSebFas1 chromosome 3, fSebFas1.pri, whole genome shotgun sequence:
CAGTGGCCCAATACACAGCCTCGCTTGATGTATTTCAGAAGATATACAGCTAAATATAAGCAGCATATGTGTTGGATGCGCAGCATTATGCATGCGGGTTTGGATGCAGCTTTCTGTTTGTGCAGTACAGTTAAAGTGTGGCTTCAGCTGTGggttaagataaaaaaaaaaaaaggtatttggAGTTCGCAGCTTGGTCCTAAACCATATTGTAGCTTAAATACTGTGTTGATAACCAAAAGTTTATGTACACATATCACTTCACGTATATATATCTCAGAGGGCCCCCAAACAGCTCCGTCTATCATGTAGTGAGAAGTtcagtgctgctgcagcctgaCCTTGGTGTCCCTTCGTGTTTCATAAAGTCTAGCATTATTCCTGGTGTCAGGGATTTGTTTTGGACCGTGTGCCGTGTAATTTCAATGTCTGGTCCAGTGTCCATTTTTGTGGATGCATTTCAGTGCGTGGGGGAGACTCAGTAGGACAAAACAATTGGCAGGAAACACAGCATCTGGTGCATTtctgcttttttgttgttgcatctTGGCTTTGAAATCACTTAATATAGACATGAGCAATGCTCACTCTCATTTACTGTTGTTGTGGGTTTGCACATTTCCTGTTTGTCCAGCCGAAACTGGAAGACTTACATGCACAGGTGCGCACATATTATACGAGAAACACTATACACTGTAGAGATAAACAGCTTATCTTATTCTATATTAGGTGATGTGGTATCCTCACATGTCAAATATAATACTGAGTTTATCGGCAAGGCCCTAAATCTTGCAGTTTCCTGAAAGAGAGAACACATTACACCTGTTTTAAAGTCACAAAACAGTTTCTgtgttgatttttaattaatttttttctaattttttaaAGCACTTCCCCTGTGGCCCATCTTCTGGGGCACGAGTCATTTAGTTGTTTCAACGTGCAGGAGAAAAACATTTGTGTGGgcaacttttcatttttatgcCCCAAGCCTTTGGGACAGCTGTCCGAGGATCTGGgaacaactgtttttttttttttaatgtctcttTTAGCCTGGCTTTTGATTAGATATTTTTTATGGCCCTTActtaaattgtatttaataaTTGACTTTATTGTATTAATGTTTTGAAATGTGTTATTGCCTCTTATCTATCGTATTTGTTAgtcttttattcagttttatttgttttaatttattttcttttataattttttacagttcgtatatttgtgtgtgtgtgtgtgtgttatttttaaGAGCATTTTGCCATTTAATGAATTTCTTTACAAATGCTAAGACTCAACAGaataatttatgtatttctttcaTGTTTATCACATATCTCCTCACTTCCTTCTTGTCCTTTAAGAACATCTGTAGGGTGTTTAGGAAATGACCTTGACTTGCACATCTGGAGATGGATCTGGACCTCAGACCAACAGACCAGGGATCCAACAAGTCAGTACTCAGGCTTTTAAACAAACACGTAATGTCAAACAATCCTCATTGTAAATGTCCTGCCAGCTTAATTTGCTCCACTTGCATGATCCTCACACAGCGTATCGTTGCAACAAACAACCTTTAAATGACCAGTTAGAGGCGTGCATTTAGACCTTTCTTTTTAAACCATTACCTCAGTCTGCGTGTGGATGCTCAGGACATGGAGAGAACATTGTGTATTGTAGGTAAGCGTAGGTGTACCTCAGCAAGGTGCCAAGGACTTAAGGGAAAGATGCTGTATTACACCaactgaatgaaaaaaaaaagttagatgCAGGGTTTTGCATTAAGGTAtgtgaataaaagaaaatgtaaaccTAGGTAACGCGGGAGTTTATTGCTGCATTATAAATAGTGTAAAACCCCTGAAAGAGACTGTCTGTGCTTAGCAGAGTGATTTCAGATCTCCTGCAGGACCAGAGACTTGTTCCTATATCCATAACTCACCATAAAACAGCTATTTAATACTATCTAATAAACTACATACTGTACTACTATACAGCATTTGAATTTTCTGTTAAATGCATCAGGATGACCTTATGGAGGAATAAACCGACAGCATcccatgaaattaaaaaaaggtttgatGTATTTTGAAAACCTGGGAATAAACCAATTTAGTGTTTAGTTTGAGCACAAGATGGAAGAGTAGAGTTGTTTCACATGTGACATGTCGTGAAAGAAAGACTTCTCACAATCTAACCAGTAGTGGAAGGAAAGGCACGgtaagtttatttatatacagtagcacatttcaaggcaattcaaagcactttacattaaacataaaacattaaaatcctCAAGAAACACACCCCTGAATAAAGGTATACATAACCTGTAAACCACTTTTAAGACCAAAAGAgtagaaataaaaacaagctaaaatagaataaaatattaaattcaaGAATAAAGGTTACAGTGTAAGAAGttaattatttgatttaataaaatagGCAGCAGCAAACATAAAAGTCTTCAGCCTTGATTTAAAAGcacctgcagttttctgggagttTGTTTTTTAGATATATGGAGCATAAAATCTGAACGCTGCTTCTCCGCGTTTAGTTTTGACTCTGGAGACAGAAAGCAGACCTGCAGACGACCTGacaggtctggatggttcataatgtaatgatgatgatattacATTATCGTCAGATCAAGTCGGACAAAACAAATTGTCTGTatatagcagaagatcagacatGTATTTTGGCCATAAATCATTCAGTTGAATCATTCAATTTGAAGTCAATTATTTGACAGACGGGAAGCCAGAGTaaagacctcagaactggaggGATGTGATCCACTCTGAATCAGCTGTCTAATCGATTATTTATGGAGACCTGTAAGGACACCGTTACACTGGTGgaagaagaagtattcagatcttttatttaagtaaaagtagcaacaccacactgtgaaaagtcctgcattcaaaaccttacttaggtaaaagtatgtaagtattatcagcaaaatgtatcaaaaagtacaagtactcattgtgcagaaaaatggtccctgtcagtgttttactaatATACATGTTTTTGAATTAATATTACCGGTGCATTAAAGGTGGAATCAGCGATTCTAATCCAATACActctttttttcaaattcagCGAATATCTCCTCACTAGCTGTCCGTTCTGTGTCGGTGCTAGAGCTTTGATTCTCTGCCCGAACCCAATTGGGCTCAGGCTGTAATTTCTCAAAACTCCCCCGGGCTTCAATCAGGTCGGGTTCGTGCTAATGTTTACTTacagtggcagtaggcagtatatttttagcatcattgggcagaaattccataataacctttcagcatattgtaattcaagtgttctgagagaaaactagacttctgcatctcctcatggctctgttttcaggctttaaaaaagatcaatcacaggtcattttattgagagagcgttcctattggctgtgctctggtcatgttaccagaacttggcgttccttcaccagatttcacaagggcgacggcgtcacaaactttctcattttacagctaaaccgtacactacaagatgattctgagaatatttgaggagcgaaataggcattaacgtaaaataatattgattcatatttgatcagtgctgcctagtttgaccgtttggtcggagttcgcaagtgattgacatccggctctcatagacagcagatggatagcagaactcagatcagctcttactgcttgttttcctccggtctgtgaaatcttgcagatgccgttaagagcaccagagcacacagaggcacatgatttttgtcaggttacctgtttcatgtactattgtaacaatatagcgaccgttttataaaagtaactattttttaatcatatttgctccaatctcgcctacttcaccTTTAAAGACCATAACCCAGTCTTGACTCCCAATTAGTTCATGAGGAGAAATGTCCATTGTGATTTATGTAAGTAGGCCCgatatatattttgttattagCTATTTTGTTATCATCATTTTAATTTGATCTTACATGTTGTAATTTGTGGTATTTGTTCACTGGTCCCTTTTATTTTTAGTTAAGCAGGAATGCTTCGTACTATAATCAGTAACCTACTGTTATGCATAATTTGAAAAGACTTTGACTTGtaatatattgattttttcGAGCATAATCATCGAGCAAAATCTTGTGTTCATATACAGCTCTGTCTCTGTAAATGAGGCGAGGACCGACACTACTCCAGCCAGGACAGGGGAAAGGCCAtgtatgtataaagagaaaggcAGTGGGAGCAAGAGGGACGGTAGATCTGGGTTCTGAGTTAAAGGCatggttgacgatgttctccagtctacactatttgttatattggttgaaatggtctttacaccccgacagcgatccattacttatgagctctgaaaaagaaCCGGAAAAGAGctgtcatctgtagctgctgtaatcctgtaaaaacgtctttgaatcactgcctcgcggtccgcttggaaagaaccaatcagatgcctccctgcctccatgctcgtactctacccttggcgtgcacaggcctgaactcaaagcgtgtTGCCGCCGCacgtttactggagaatggaagagaaaactcagccctgcaatagcactgccgcggttacttgtcatgaggtagcgttgttgagttgaggtcctctctccgctctgtgtctgtgaagtagttacgatgcggcggtgctcttgcatttgtgtgtggggggcgttgccttggaaggagccccgaggggagggggtgggtttagacggagctcctgaggcgatgctactttcaaattatgctagcatcgtcgaccctatctttaaataTCAACAATCTTTCTCCAGAATCGCTGACTCCACCTTTAATGTGCATGTTGCTGCTTTTCTTGCTCAGTTTAGCTAgcctactttatatactgttaaacaatgcatcatattctattaAATCATCTCATGTTTGAGGTGTCGCTGTTCTGTGAGAATCAcatatctctaaaaagtcaacttttcatgagcgcagaaaaacagccctgttttcaactttgtgacgatgcattttccagctgatccaagataaataaatgacatattTAGTTTGTTGAAAATAACATCAAACAGAGATCTAGGatgggttttatttttgtaattttagaGCAACTGTAATTAAACTTGATTTGAGACTACAAGAAGCCTTACTTATTTATTAGAATTACAGAAACAATATGTTAATAAACAACCAGTTTACACCATATTTATCAACATCAAAGTAAAAATGTTGGCTAAAAATCAAGTTTACATAAAAGTGATTTTTGAATTACCAGTAATTAGTGATCATATTGTTTCTGGCATGAGTTCTTATTATTTAAAATCAGTCGTTATGGGACCAACTATTTGATAAAGGGCCCAGAGACCCCATCAGTGCATTATGTAAGACTGTCGTAAACAAACTCAGATGGCAGGCGACACATGCTGTATATTTCCATCTGGTCTCTGAGAAACGTCCACCTGCCAGGCTTTCCCAATTCCGCCGGATGCATTCGCTTGGCAATACAACACCACTAATTATACTGATCCCAGACTGAGCCTTGAAATTCCCCTCTTGCTTGAGAGAATATTTCTGGGACAAGCCCAAACATTTTCACTCTTGATGTCTACACTCTACAGCccgtctgtttttcttttatagAGTTTTTTATTGCtaaattctctctcttttatccATATTTAGAGCCCGATATGTCTTTGACTCAAATCTTTCATTTTGAGTTTGATGCTTTCTGCTGTGTGATTGCTGCCTCTGTGATTCCCTGGCATTTTTCACTGCTGTTTTTTATGTGACTTTATCATGTGCAGATGATGTTTTTCCACTTTATTTACATGCTTTTCTATCCAGGATGAATCATATCATAACTTTACTGCCTTGGTCAGTATCTCCTGCAGTCGGCTTTGTGTCAGTCTCTCTGAGGTCGGTATGTTGTGGTCCTGACAATAACATTAGTGGACAGACTAACAAACTCCGCCAAATCTCTTTGACTTGTTGTCCGCTAACCGGACCGCAGACGGGCTCACACTCACATAAACAGacaaaacataacacacacacaggggtaAATAAGTGAGAACGCAtgatacacacacgcacaaatgTTTAGTTTCCTTTGTATTGGAGGGAATAAATTACAGGTTTTGTCAGTCTAACACATTGCCATACTGTTTTCTCAGAAGAAAGAATTCACATTAGACACTTCTATTTAGTATTTTATTCAATACACATAaattcatttacatttgttttagaGTCCTAGAGCTCCGTTTTGGCCTCTGCTCCCGCCTGCTTCACCTCCTGAAAAACATAGAAGTCTGATAAGTGAAATCCAGCAGAGAGGGAATATATGAAACTAGTTTACCTCAAGGGTATTTATGTAGCGTCTCACAGATATAATAAGTTTACTATTATCAGAGGAAAGCTCAAAGAAATGCCTACATTTAGGAATTAACCTTCAACAACCCTGGTGCATTATGAGACGGTCTTTAATCCGTTTTGGCTCTGTGTCACTTCTAGTTTTATCTGTCAAGAATTTTAAATTATTCAGTTTCAAAAGAACATAACATTTTAAAGATTTAACAGGAGatagaaaaggaaaaaacagaAGGGTCTAGAGATAGAGGATGCTGTAACccggtctcatgggaaggcgtgtaaatagcacaacattacaaggacattctgcgtgtcatgaggatgcattttagccttttcgcgtgtcatttgtacgccgcttttgcatgtcatttttacgccatgCGAGAAAACTAGGGTAACtacaacagagtattagggccacattgagaaaaaaaattaatctgagatttcgagaataaagtcataatattacgagaataaagtcataggtttacgagaaaaaagtcgtaatattatgagaataaagtcataaattatctcagattgtttttcccgtcaatgtggccctaatacgccgtcgtaGGTAAcagccgcagttaggtttagggaacaaaaccacttagttaggtttaagagaAACATCAAggttggggttaaaataagtacataaactaagtagaatatgtacggaaacaacgtaacagaagtacagaaaacatgttacaaatgtaatttcaaaataactcaacaacaatttgggacacaaacactggtctcctggttgaaagtcttgtgtttgtttgattattGGCAAcctagtttattattatttttgaacaTATATAatttgatttcagtttttttagtGCCACAGTTTGTTGACATCCTGTCACTAACTCTGGTCCCTTCTGTCTTGTTGTTCAACCTCAGACTCTGCGTCACAACAGAGCTCCACTCTGTGTGGTGTAACTGAGCAAATTAGTGCACACAGTGAGGTTGCCTGTCTTTTGTGTGGCACATATACTTCACAGTGACAGCAAGAAGTGCTCCAAACCCACTGCCACTTTCCTTTCTGCCACTTTTGTGGCTCCTGTTTGGTTTAATCAtgctttcttctttttaatCACTAAACTCTGCTGCTCTACTTTTTCCCTTTAAATCGTTCAAAAGTCTGCATGTTACAAGAAAATGAGTACAATGAGCAACATCTATATCTCAACCAGCTGTTGCAGCTAcctttggtgcttccatgttcGAACGAACGGCAGCAAAAATGCCGTCTTGGATGCCTCTAagtaaaacatgatgaagtgccttctaaggtgcccttccagtagagaaaacatgatgaaatgccctctagggtgcccttccagtagagaaaacgtgataaagtgccttctagggtggccttccagtagagaaaatttGATAAAGTACCTTCTAGGGTggccttccagtagagaaaacgtgataaagtgccttctagggtggccttccagtagagaaaacgtgataaagtgctctctaaggtgcccttccagtagagaaaacgtgaaaaagtgccctctagggtgcccttccagtagagaaaatatgataaagtgccctctagtgtgcccttctagtggagaaacatgataaagtgccctctagggtgcccttctagtagagaaacatgatgaagtgccctctagggtgcccttctagtagagaaaatatgataaagtgccctctagcatgcccttccagtagagaaaacgtgatgcagtGCCTTGTAGGCTGCCCTATATGCTAGAAAACTTTCTGCACGCTGATGCCCCACCGCGTGCAGCTGGTGCCCTTTCTATTTTTTCCACCCCttcccctcagacagcctgagtccgccaCTGCATCCAACCATCAGCAGCGGCTAATTTTAGGTGAGCCATAACGGCCGCTCACCTTCAGTTCCCCTCGTAGGAAGGACTGGCAGAACTCCTGTACTTGCTCAGTAGAGATCTCTCCCTCAGGCAGGAGCCACTTCATGTCAGAGGCACCGTCATAAATGCCAACTCGTGGGAGGTCCTGAGACTTGAGGCCAAAGTAGCCCAGTGACCGGGCGTTGGACTTCACGGCTCCATTAATCAGCACAAACAAGAACTGGAACACAGTATTTTATAGATTACATCAAGTAACCACAGAAATGTAACTTCTATTGTTATGTAGGAGAAGTAAGTTAAATATTCTCACCTTGCCTGTGAACTCAGGGGCCAGAGCTCCCAGTCGCTCCTTCAGCTCAGTGTATTCTTTACTCCCCCTGTTGGCAAAGAGCAGGAGGTGTGTCTTCACCTCTGAATTGAACAGGCCCACTGCAGTctgaggagagagaaaacagcatATATACAAAGAATGAGGGTTAAGATTGCAGAAGTTGTGTTCCCACTGGCCACCCGTGATCTCTTTTTTCAGAGGCTGACGAGCTCTAACAGTGACAGACAGGTTATTTTCAAATAACAGCTACATCGCATACTGTTTCATTTTACTttcagtacatactgcagctgctcttacaaagtacatactgttgcatgcagtatgcatacaactCGGACATACTACTTCCTCATAGCactgcaccttgaactttgaccctcttgctcatatatccgctgcgcagaggattgtgggtcagaatagccaaaAAAGCATGTTGgattgcatactgcaaaatgtgaccggatgctgtaggacatcctggtattttttggCATGCTGCATTTGGCATACTATGTATTGgaacatactaaatctttttctggcatactaaatagtgtGGTAGTCtggggtattggaacgcacagataGTCTTTGTGTTGTTTACTTGTTGAGCTGATATTCATTGGATATGTTTATATTCTTTGAATACTCTGTGGTAGAGAGTAAGtatgtacatttactcaagtactgtacttaagtacaattttgcgGTACTTGTATACCTGAATATTaccattttatgcaactttatacttctactccactacatttaagagggaaatattatactttttactccactaaatGTATCTGACAGTTACTActgtagttacttttcagattaagatttaaaaatataaaaaaaataaaaaaattatacattGTCATGGAATAATTACACAAAGGtatataaactatttaaaatagCAAACATTGGCGAGGTACAAgattaaaatgctgcttgcaTTGTGATACATCAGGAATAATAATCTGACAATATGAGCTATAATAAGGTAATACAACACTGAAGGGGACATACTGCTGCCTACTGAGTATTTTTACTTCTACAACTTTTACAACTTGTACATTTCATGCTAATACGTCTGTACTTTTaatgaatgcaggacttttacttgtaacagagtatttctacagtgttatacgtttacttaagtaaaagatctgaatgcTCTTTCCACCACAGTGGTCAGAAATTGATGATGGAGTGGTGGAAGAGTGGGTATAGTGGAGAATGTTATAAAAAGTGTGACAGGAAGTgacagacagagccaggctgttGGCTCCAGAAAAACATTTAACATATGAGAGAGATGACGTCATGAGTTGGTCCTACCACTTGGTTGTACTCTGTGATGTATCGGACCTCGTTGATGGTGATGAAGTTCACAAGACCATCAGTTTCTACCTTCTTGGCCTCGGCTATGACGAGGTTCTCCTGGTGGTTATCTGCCTGGATCACATGACATCATATTTGTCATAAAACTGACATCACATTTATTGTTGAAAAAGATGCCTCGTGGTGCAGAATACCTTTCTGAAGAGGGTGATGGTGTCTGAGGAGAGGCTGTAAGCCGTCCACACCTCT
This window contains:
- the erp27 gene encoding endoplasmic reticulum resident protein 27 is translated as MLITLCFSLLVSSVVATDKDSLPTLTDTKAAEAFIDSAEVVVIGFLEGEESHGYQELVAAAKRVDSVPVAVCTDKEVWTAYSLSSDTITLFRKADNHQENLVIAEAKKVETDGLVNFITINEVRYITEYNQVTAVGLFNSEVKTHLLLFANRGSKEYTELKERLGALAPEFTGKFLFVLINGAVKSNARSLGYFGLKSQDLPRVGIYDGASDMKWLLPEGEISTEQVQEFCQSFLRGELKEVKQAGAEAKTEL